Proteins from one Nyctibius grandis isolate bNycGra1 chromosome 2, bNycGra1.pri, whole genome shotgun sequence genomic window:
- the LOC137660472 gene encoding LOW QUALITY PROTEIN: centrosomal protein of 295 kDa-like (The sequence of the model RefSeq protein was modified relative to this genomic sequence to represent the inferred CDS: deleted 1 base in 1 codon) produces the protein MRRGRVPAAALGLPPRPRSLAAREVDYSAFPRMKRKVGKLRLSPNEETMFLKEEYERRRKLRLQQVREQQKYIALQIRQKVKQRREEQLHQLEEALRAEWQKAQDQKMKALEKLYLSSLRAIGEGHRQAKENEPDLEALAKQAEERKQRAEKRHRKALKEQKYQKEKLLREQARRTNARKHALEVERQRAAKVASLPPPPPRPS, from the exons ATGCGCAGAGGGCGAGTTCCCGCCGCGGCTCTTGGTTTGCCGCCGCGCCCGCGGTCGTTGGCCGCGCGGG AAGTTGATTATTCAGCATTTCCAAGGATGAAGAGAAAAGTTGGGAAATTGAGGCTTAGTCCTAATGAAGAAACCatgtttctgaaagaagaatatgaaagaagaagaaaactgaggCTACAGCAA GTTAGAGAGCAACAGAAGTATATCGCCTTGCAGATAAGACAGAAAGTAaagcagagaagggaagaacAACTGCATCAGTTAGAGGAGGCACTGAGAGCTGAATGGCAAAAAGCACAGGATCAAAAGATGAAAGCCTtagaaaaactgtatttatcaAGCTTAAGAGCAATTGGTGAGGGTCACCGACAAGCCAAGGAGAAC GAACCTGACTTAGAAGCTCTGGCAAAGcaagcagaggaaaggaaacaacGAGCAGAGAAGAGACATAGGAAAGCCCTGAAAGAGCAGAagtaccaaaaagaaaaattacttcgTGAGCAAGCCCG acGAACAAATGCACGTAAACATGCTCTGGAAGTGGAAAGACAAAGAGCAGCCAAAGTTGCAAGCCTGCCA CCTCCTCCACCACGTCCCTCTTGA